One Paenibacillus sp. FSL W8-0186 genomic window carries:
- a CDS encoding glycerophosphodiester phosphodiesterase family protein, with protein sequence MKLTKRWQRILVVVLILSAFIYLNNTSLLTKERSGSPFLLAHRGLGQTFSMEGMEGDTCTATRIFEPEHPYLENTIPSMQAAFDAGADMVELDIKPTKDGQFAVFHDWTLECRTNVQGMVGDYTMDELKDIDIGYGYTADNGATYPFRGKGIGLMPSLDEVLEHFPEGTFLLHIKSNDPEEGRQLAQYLADLPEDRLHELTVYGGDEPIAALQEELPGLRVMSKATLKSCLLAYEGVGWSGYMPSACRNTQLHIPLKFASWLWGWPNKFLNRMDDAGTRVIVVAGSGEWSEGFDTIEDLTLLPKGYTGGIWTNRIDRIAPPLLYNK encoded by the coding sequence ATGAAGCTCACAAAAAGATGGCAACGCATATTAGTAGTTGTGCTTATTTTGTCGGCGTTCATCTATCTGAACAATACCTCCCTGCTGACCAAGGAACGCAGTGGATCACCTTTCCTGCTGGCGCATCGCGGTCTTGGTCAAACGTTCAGCATGGAGGGCATGGAGGGAGATACTTGTACGGCCACCCGGATTTTCGAGCCGGAGCACCCTTACCTGGAGAACACCATCCCTTCCATGCAGGCTGCCTTCGACGCCGGAGCGGACATGGTGGAACTGGATATTAAACCGACCAAGGATGGCCAATTCGCCGTGTTCCATGACTGGACACTGGAATGCCGGACGAACGTGCAGGGCATGGTCGGTGATTATACGATGGATGAGCTGAAGGATATCGATATCGGCTACGGCTACACGGCGGATAACGGGGCGACATACCCTTTTCGCGGGAAAGGTATTGGGTTGATGCCGTCGCTGGATGAGGTGCTGGAGCATTTTCCGGAAGGAACTTTCCTGCTTCATATTAAAAGCAATGACCCGGAGGAGGGCCGCCAGCTCGCGCAATATCTTGCGGATCTGCCAGAGGATCGTTTGCATGAGCTGACAGTTTATGGAGGTGATGAACCTATAGCTGCCCTGCAGGAGGAATTGCCCGGGCTGAGAGTGATGTCAAAGGCTACGCTCAAAAGCTGTCTGCTTGCGTACGAAGGGGTCGGCTGGAGCGGTTACATGCCTTCGGCCTGCAGGAACACACAGCTCCATATCCCCTTGAAGTTCGCTTCGTGGCTGTGGGGTTGGCCGAATAAATTTCTTAACCGGATGGATGATGCGGGCACACGGGTAATCGTTGTCGCAGGCAGCGGAGAGTGGTCTGAGGGCTTTGACACTATTGAGGACTTAACGCTGCTTCCCAAAGGTTATACCGGCGGAATATGGACGAACCGGATTGACCGGATCGCACCGCCTTTACTGTACAATAAATGA
- a CDS encoding glycosyl hydrolase family 8 has translation MTVRHYSWTKLLMVFMVVILGLSAAVGVYSKGEAVKSAGSSTEEFITKHMTNANGTLATYLQPGASTDPDIVAGREALSESLGFWMQYAVKKRDQALFERSYEVLNSRFLTSEKYIVWKIESDGRVKVNTNALGDDFRIIGSLIEASQLWKKDEYLAAAREISDTLQMHVQNNGYFVDFHDFARDESPATLSLVYVDIAVLKLMKDHQLIDSGTYEQYVRLLSEMPDDGVFFPVTFDVQEQKYAYGDDVNLIDQLMIGIHRAELGKKPTPLISFLKKELRQQKSIKGRYNRVTRTAEVSYESPSVYGLAILLALECGDKEWAKQLNKQMISLKNKDASYSGGYVFSKNTHFFDNILPLLAETAMQNP, from the coding sequence ATGACCGTACGGCACTATAGCTGGACAAAGCTGCTGATGGTATTCATGGTAGTTATTTTAGGATTATCCGCCGCTGTAGGCGTGTATTCCAAGGGGGAGGCCGTGAAGAGTGCAGGCTCATCCACAGAGGAATTTATTACGAAGCATATGACAAATGCAAATGGAACTTTAGCCACTTATTTGCAGCCGGGTGCCTCAACTGATCCGGATATCGTGGCTGGGCGCGAGGCGCTTTCCGAGTCATTGGGATTTTGGATGCAATATGCCGTAAAAAAACGGGACCAAGCGTTGTTTGAACGCAGCTATGAGGTGCTGAACAGCCGATTTTTGACGTCGGAGAAGTATATTGTCTGGAAGATAGAGTCCGATGGCCGGGTGAAGGTAAATACGAATGCGCTTGGTGACGATTTTCGCATTATCGGCAGTCTGATAGAGGCATCACAGCTTTGGAAAAAAGACGAATATTTAGCCGCGGCAAGAGAAATATCGGACACGCTGCAGATGCATGTGCAGAACAACGGCTATTTCGTCGATTTCCATGACTTTGCGAGGGATGAATCCCCGGCAACGCTGAGCCTGGTTTATGTGGATATAGCGGTGCTTAAGCTGATGAAGGATCACCAGCTTATCGATTCGGGCACTTACGAGCAATACGTTCGCTTACTCTCCGAAATGCCGGATGACGGCGTATTCTTTCCGGTTACCTTCGATGTTCAGGAACAGAAATATGCATACGGCGACGATGTTAATCTCATCGATCAATTAATGATAGGCATTCACCGTGCAGAGCTGGGCAAGAAGCCGACTCCCCTTATCTCATTCCTGAAGAAGGAGCTCCGCCAGCAGAAAAGCATTAAAGGACGCTATAACCGGGTAACCCGCACGGCGGAGGTCTCTTACGAATCGCCATCGGTGTACGGACTTGCCATACTGCTAGCCTTGGAATGCGGGGATAAGGAATGGGCCAAGCAGTTAAACAAACAAATGATATCCCTTAAAAATAAGGACGCATCCTACTCTGGCGGATATGTATTTAGCAAGAACACCCATTTTTTTGATAATATTCTTCCCTTACTTGCCGAGACAGCTATGCAAAATCCTTAA
- a CDS encoding TIGR01777 family oxidoreductase: MTGKIVLAGGTGFIGTYLSKKYQQQGYEIIHISRQPGHISWRDHKGIVQALEQADMLINLAGKSVDCRYTDRNKKAIMDSRTETTQLLGAAVLACKQPPALWINSSTATIYRHAEDRPMTEAEGEIGTGFSVEVAQAWEQTFFAFKLPATRQAALRISIVLGEDGGVMTPYKNLVRFGLGGIQGPGTQRFSWIHIEDIYGIISFLQAREDLCGVFNCASPNPVTNRELMSELRRAMNRKFGLPSPKWLLELGAVMIQTETELILKSRWVIPERLEQEGYEFKFPRLDQTLRSILHLAEDWR, encoded by the coding sequence ATGACCGGAAAAATCGTCTTGGCTGGAGGAACCGGCTTCATCGGAACTTATCTCAGTAAGAAGTATCAGCAGCAGGGGTATGAAATCATACATATTTCTAGACAGCCAGGCCACATATCATGGCGGGACCACAAGGGAATTGTACAAGCGTTGGAGCAGGCGGACATGCTGATCAATCTGGCGGGAAAATCCGTCGACTGCCGTTATACCGACAGGAACAAAAAAGCCATCATGGACTCACGTACGGAGACGACCCAGCTTCTCGGCGCTGCCGTGCTTGCCTGCAAGCAGCCGCCTGCCCTCTGGATCAATTCCAGCACGGCCACGATCTACAGACATGCGGAGGATCGGCCCATGACGGAAGCTGAGGGCGAGATCGGGACTGGCTTCTCCGTCGAGGTGGCCCAAGCATGGGAGCAGACCTTTTTTGCCTTCAAATTGCCGGCAACGAGACAAGCGGCGCTGCGGATCTCCATCGTTCTTGGAGAAGACGGGGGCGTCATGACGCCGTACAAAAACCTCGTCCGCTTCGGGCTTGGCGGCATCCAAGGCCCGGGAACCCAGCGGTTCAGCTGGATTCATATCGAGGACATTTACGGCATTATTTCGTTTCTGCAGGCCAGGGAAGATCTATGCGGCGTGTTCAATTGCGCCTCTCCGAACCCTGTCACCAACCGGGAGCTCATGAGCGAATTACGGCGCGCGATGAACCGCAAGTTCGGCCTGCCTTCGCCGAAATGGCTGCTGGAGCTTGGGGCCGTCATGATTCAGACGGAAACCGAATTAATTCTAAAGAGCCGCTGGGTGATTCCAGAGCGATTAGAGCAAGAAGGCTATGAGTTCAAATTTCCCCGGCTGGATCAGACGTTGCGCAGTATTCTTCATTTAGCCGAAGATTGGAGATAG
- the rlmN gene encoding 23S rRNA (adenine(2503)-C(2))-methyltransferase RlmN yields MNISSIYGFTLDQLIAWLEERGHKKSRALQVWDGLYRKRVHSFADMNDVKPAVVALLEENFVMETLTEQVKQQSADGTVKFLFKLADGNLIETVLMRHKFGLSVCVTTQVGCNIGCSFCASGLLKKSRDLTSAEIVEQIMKVQFHLDEAGQEERVSHIVVMGIGEPFDNFTNVSNFIRTVKDHKGLAIGPRRITVSTSGLADKIIEFADSDLKVNLAISLHAPNNELRTRIMKINKAIPIERLMEAIDYYLAKSNRKVTLEYILLRDINDGTEHAQELAELIGARRNGVTVNLIPYNPVDEHGQYQRSRKESILAFYDVMKKQGINCSVRLEHGTDIDAACGQLRSKQIKKDRRIS; encoded by the coding sequence ATGAATATATCATCCATTTATGGATTTACGTTAGATCAGCTGATCGCCTGGCTGGAGGAGCGGGGACACAAGAAATCACGCGCGCTCCAGGTATGGGATGGGCTTTACCGCAAACGGGTACACAGCTTCGCGGATATGAATGATGTCAAGCCTGCGGTTGTTGCGCTGCTGGAAGAGAATTTCGTGATGGAGACGCTGACAGAGCAGGTGAAGCAGCAGTCTGCGGACGGAACGGTCAAATTTCTCTTTAAACTGGCGGATGGCAATCTGATAGAGACGGTGTTAATGCGGCATAAGTTCGGTCTCTCCGTCTGCGTCACCACTCAGGTCGGCTGCAATATCGGCTGCAGCTTCTGCGCGAGCGGATTGCTGAAGAAGAGCCGTGATTTAACGAGTGCTGAAATCGTGGAACAAATCATGAAAGTTCAGTTCCATTTGGATGAAGCCGGACAGGAGGAACGGGTAAGCCATATCGTCGTTATGGGCATCGGCGAGCCGTTTGATAACTTTACGAACGTATCCAATTTTATTCGCACGGTGAAGGACCACAAGGGTCTGGCCATCGGGCCGCGCCGCATTACCGTATCCACAAGCGGCCTCGCGGACAAAATCATTGAGTTTGCCGATTCCGATCTGAAGGTCAACCTGGCGATTTCACTGCATGCCCCCAACAATGAGCTGCGGACGCGCATCATGAAGATCAACAAGGCCATTCCGATCGAAAGGCTGATGGAGGCTATAGATTACTATTTGGCAAAATCGAACCGGAAGGTGACCTTGGAGTACATTTTGCTAAGAGACATTAACGACGGAACAGAGCATGCGCAGGAGCTTGCCGAGCTGATCGGCGCCCGGCGAAACGGGGTTACAGTCAACCTCATTCCATATAACCCGGTCGACGAACACGGCCAATACCAGAGAAGCCGCAAGGAGTCGATCCTGGCCTTTTACGATGTGATGAAGAAGCAGGGCATCAACTGCAGCGTCCGCCTGGAGCACGGAACGGATATCGATGCCGCCTGCGGCCAGCTGCGAAGCAAGCAAATTAAGAAGGACAGAAGAATATCTTAA